One window of Anaerolineales bacterium genomic DNA carries:
- a CDS encoding NADH-quinone oxidoreductase subunit N, giving the protein MFTTLTFASILPEILILAIGLLVLVFEPFWKGEQRRNAGWLTAGGLFVSMIICLLAGRPGEPEMTLGGMIRFDWLGFFLKMLFMFAAAATALLLMDHDRAGKRGEAYLLLLASLIGMNLMASSADLVMLYLSIETASIPLYVLSGFLLDDERSTEAGFKYFLYGTLASTIMLYGFSLLFGFSGTTDLYGIAGALASGKIPPLIGFGIVSLVVVGLGFKVSIVPFHFWAPDVYEGAPTPVAGFLSTASKAAGFAVILRLFFVVFPGFDQIWTMTFAVLSAVSMTVGNLLALPQTNIKRLLAYSSISHAGYALIGVVGFSQFGAASVVFYLAAYIATNLLAFGIVMAYSRITGIEDIREYAGLSRRNPLLGLMMLAAFLSLAGMPPFGGFIAKILVFAAGVQANYIWLVVVGIINSIIGLYYYLNVLKFVYLYRLPNEDEDRHPVPLTQPYMIALVVLVLGVILIGTIFAPFFNWSDAGAFNLF; this is encoded by the coding sequence ATGTTTACGACACTGACCTTCGCCTCCATCCTTCCCGAGATCCTGATCCTGGCCATCGGGCTTTTGGTCCTCGTCTTCGAGCCGTTCTGGAAGGGCGAACAGCGCCGAAATGCCGGATGGCTCACAGCAGGCGGTTTGTTCGTCTCCATGATCATCTGTTTGCTGGCTGGTCGCCCCGGAGAACCCGAGATGACTTTGGGCGGTATGATCCGATTCGACTGGCTGGGCTTCTTCCTCAAAATGCTTTTCATGTTCGCCGCGGCGGCAACTGCGCTGCTGTTGATGGACCATGACAGGGCGGGGAAACGAGGCGAAGCCTATCTCCTGCTGCTCGCATCGTTGATCGGCATGAACCTGATGGCATCCTCTGCGGATCTGGTCATGCTGTATCTTTCCATTGAGACCGCTTCCATTCCGCTTTATGTGTTATCCGGTTTTCTTCTGGATGATGAGCGCAGTACGGAGGCGGGTTTCAAGTATTTCCTGTACGGCACGTTGGCATCCACCATTATGCTTTACGGTTTCAGTCTGCTGTTCGGTTTTTCGGGTACGACCGATTTGTATGGCATTGCGGGAGCGCTGGCGTCCGGTAAAATCCCGCCCTTGATCGGCTTTGGCATTGTATCCCTTGTGGTCGTTGGGCTGGGCTTCAAAGTTTCCATTGTTCCATTCCATTTTTGGGCGCCGGATGTGTACGAAGGCGCGCCGACTCCCGTGGCCGGTTTTCTATCCACGGCTTCGAAGGCTGCGGGGTTTGCGGTCATTTTGCGTCTGTTCTTTGTCGTTTTCCCTGGTTTCGATCAGATCTGGACGATGACATTTGCGGTACTATCGGCGGTGTCCATGACTGTTGGCAACTTGCTGGCTCTGCCGCAGACGAACATCAAACGCCTGCTCGCCTATTCCTCCATCTCCCACGCGGGTTATGCGCTGATCGGGGTGGTGGGATTCAGTCAATTCGGCGCGGCAAGTGTTGTCTTTTACCTTGCAGCGTATATTGCCACGAACCTGCTCGCCTTTGGCATCGTGATGGCATACAGCCGGATTACCGGTATCGAAGATATCCGTGAATACGCCGGTCTAAGTCGAAGGAATCCTCTGCTCGGATTGATGATGCTGGCGGCATTTCTTTCTCTGGCGGGAATGCCCCCCTTCGGAGGATTTATCGCAAAGATATTGGTCTTCGCTGCGGGCGTCCAGGCAAACTATATCTGGTTGGTTGTGGTAGGGATCATCAACTCGATCATCGGCTTGTACTATTATCTGAACGTCTTGAAATTCGTTTATTTGTACCGCCTGCCGAATGAAGACGAAGACAGGCACCCTGTCCCGCTGACTCAGCCTTATATGATTGCTTTGGTGGTATTGGTTCTTGGCGTTATCCTGATCGGTACGATCTTCGCGCCCTTCTTCAACTGGTCGGATGCAGGCGCTTTCAACCTGTTCTAG
- a CDS encoding NADH-quinone oxidoreductase subunit M: protein MTFPVLSVITLLPFAAGIFILMLPANRKNEARAAALAAAVIDLLLSAWVYLQYLLRDMTGYQFIEKYTWINIPPLNFALHFGVDGMSAPLVLLTGIVMFTGVLISWGDDDPHVMAGIQDRPREFFAFLFLLAGGVFGVFVSLDLFMLFFFYEIAVFPMYLLIAIWGWVKTREYAAMKLTLYLFVGSVVALVGVLAMYWVQYQNTGVLSFDMLEMENAGFSTAFQNLWFLPVFLGFAVLGGIWPFHNWSPDGHVAAPTAVSMFHAGVLMKLGAFAALRVGVMLLPEGAKTWSPLIMTFAGIAVVYGAYIAFVQTDLKYMIGFSSVSHMGLVMLGISTLNETGLLGAGVQMFSHGVMTALFFAVTGMIYDRSHTRMIPELGGMVKVMPFAAIGFIIGGLVSMGMPGFSGFVAEFPIFMGVWREQWLVAVICSISIVITAAYIMMNIRKVFFSPMPENLQGHMGDITVMDKVAISTLCLFMIALGVFPSIMVPMIESGVTYIMALLGGA from the coding sequence ATGACTTTTCCAGTTCTGAGTGTTATTACCCTCCTTCCGTTTGCGGCGGGCATCTTCATCCTGATGCTGCCCGCAAACCGGAAGAACGAGGCCCGCGCAGCGGCTCTGGCGGCGGCGGTGATCGACCTCCTGTTGTCCGCCTGGGTCTACCTCCAGTATTTGCTGCGGGATATGACGGGTTATCAATTCATCGAAAAATATACTTGGATAAACATCCCGCCGCTGAACTTTGCCCTGCACTTCGGCGTGGACGGCATGAGCGCGCCGCTCGTCCTGCTCACGGGCATTGTCATGTTTACTGGTGTTCTCATCTCCTGGGGCGACGACGATCCGCATGTGATGGCTGGCATCCAGGACAGACCACGCGAATTCTTCGCCTTTCTCTTTTTGCTGGCGGGCGGCGTGTTCGGCGTTTTTGTCTCACTTGATCTGTTCATGTTGTTCTTCTTTTATGAGATCGCCGTCTTCCCGATGTACCTGCTGATCGCCATCTGGGGCTGGGTCAAGACCCGTGAATATGCGGCAATGAAACTGACGCTGTATCTTTTCGTGGGATCGGTCGTGGCTCTTGTCGGCGTGCTGGCGATGTATTGGGTGCAATATCAAAATACCGGCGTGCTTTCGTTCGATATGCTTGAGATGGAAAATGCAGGCTTCTCGACCGCGTTCCAAAACTTGTGGTTCCTGCCGGTATTTCTCGGCTTTGCGGTGTTGGGCGGCATCTGGCCCTTCCATAACTGGTCGCCGGATGGCCACGTCGCCGCGCCCACGGCCGTTTCCATGTTCCATGCCGGTGTGTTGATGAAACTCGGCGCTTTCGCCGCTCTTCGCGTTGGCGTCATGCTCCTGCCCGAAGGCGCAAAGACCTGGTCGCCCCTCATCATGACCTTTGCAGGCATCGCTGTCGTTTATGGCGCGTACATCGCTTTTGTACAGACCGACTTGAAATACATGATCGGTTTTTCCTCTGTTTCGCACATGGGACTTGTCATGCTTGGCATCTCCACACTGAATGAAACCGGTTTGCTCGGCGCAGGCGTGCAGATGTTCTCTCACGGTGTGATGACGGCCCTCTTCTTTGCTGTGACCGGAATGATCTATGACCGCTCGCACACGCGCATGATTCCCGAACTGGGCGGCATGGTCAAAGTGATGCCGTTCGCTGCCATCGGCTTCATCATCGGCGGTCTGGTCTCGATGGGCATGCCCGGTTTTTCCGGCTTCGTTGCTGAATTCCCGATCTTCATGGGTGTATGGCGGGAGCAATGGCTGGTGGCGGTCATCTGTTCCATTTCGATTGTCATCACAGCGGCGTACATCATGATGAACATCCGCAAGGTGTTCTTCTCCCCGATGCCTGAAAATCTCCAGGGACACATGGGCGACATCACGGTCATGGACAAGGTCGCGATCTCGACCCTCTGCCTGTTCATGATCGCTCTTGGTGTCTTTCCCTCCATCATGGTGCCGATGATCGAATCGGGAGTCACCTACATCATGGCCCTTTTGGGAGGTGCATAA
- a CDS encoding NADH-quinone oxidoreductase subunit M encodes MEYLNTHLLSLILFTPAVAALIMLFMPNEAKLHRWFAFVASLIPFLLTLVLWNRFDPNVAGFQLEEKYVWYEALNSSFHLGVDGISFSMVLLTTLLTPLAILASFSVTDRVKPYMMLFLFLETGMLGVFLALDLLIFFVFWEIGLVPMYFLINQWGSANKDYASLKFMIYTMGGSLGLLLAVQMLGVLFGSYDLVSLYQNWNALNPGAMLLGMPVATVKSIAFWAFAIAFAVKVPIWPFHTWLPDAHTEAPTAGSMILAGVLLKLGAYGFIRLVLPLYPVEAKIFAGALAFLAVAAIVFGAFGSFGQTDFKRLVAYSSVNHMGFVVLGIAAAGLAAGTTDAHIAMSGAVLQMFNHGLSAAGMFFLVGVIYERTHTRNLDDFGGLFPLVPVYGGILIFTSMASLGLPGLNGFVSEFMIVRGSYQPLTIYTAISMLGLLFTGAYILKGIKKVLHGPMNEHWAHGEHKLTEINAREVIVMAPLMVLMLLTGLWPLWILDIINKAVTALF; translated from the coding sequence ATGGAATATCTAAACACACATCTCCTCAGCCTGATCCTCTTCACACCCGCGGTTGCGGCGTTGATCATGCTTTTCATGCCGAACGAAGCGAAACTTCACCGCTGGTTTGCGTTTGTCGCCAGTCTGATTCCATTCCTGCTGACCCTTGTCCTTTGGAACCGCTTCGACCCCAATGTCGCCGGTTTTCAATTGGAGGAAAAATACGTCTGGTATGAAGCGTTGAATTCATCCTTCCATCTCGGCGTGGATGGGATATCCTTCTCGATGGTCCTGCTCACCACGCTTTTGACGCCGCTTGCCATTCTCGCGTCGTTCAGTGTGACAGACCGCGTCAAGCCGTACATGATGCTTTTCCTGTTTCTCGAAACGGGCATGTTGGGCGTTTTCCTCGCCCTTGACCTTTTGATCTTCTTCGTGTTCTGGGAGATCGGCCTCGTCCCGATGTACTTCCTCATCAACCAGTGGGGGAGCGCCAACAAGGATTACGCGTCCCTGAAGTTCATGATCTATACCATGGGCGGCTCGCTCGGCCTGTTGCTTGCGGTGCAGATGCTGGGCGTCCTCTTCGGGAGTTATGATCTCGTCTCGCTTTATCAGAACTGGAACGCGCTGAACCCCGGTGCAATGTTGCTCGGCATGCCAGTAGCCACGGTCAAATCCATTGCCTTCTGGGCGTTTGCGATCGCATTTGCGGTCAAGGTACCCATATGGCCCTTCCATACCTGGCTGCCCGATGCTCACACCGAGGCTCCGACCGCAGGTTCGATGATCCTGGCGGGCGTCCTTCTGAAACTTGGTGCGTACGGATTTATCCGCCTGGTGCTTCCGCTTTATCCTGTTGAAGCGAAGATATTTGCCGGCGCGCTGGCATTCCTTGCAGTAGCGGCGATCGTTTTTGGAGCGTTCGGCTCGTTCGGCCAGACGGACTTCAAACGGCTTGTCGCGTATTCTTCCGTCAATCACATGGGTTTTGTCGTCCTCGGCATCGCTGCGGCTGGGCTTGCCGCCGGAACCACCGACGCCCACATCGCCATGAGCGGTGCGGTCTTGCAAATGTTCAACCACGGACTCTCCGCTGCTGGCATGTTTTTCCTCGTCGGCGTGATTTATGAACGGACTCACACACGCAACCTCGACGATTTCGGTGGTTTGTTCCCGCTTGTTCCTGTTTACGGCGGCATCCTGATCTTTACCTCGATGGCGTCGCTGGGCTTGCCGGGACTGAACGGCTTTGTTTCCGAATTCATGATCGTGCGGGGTTCCTACCAGCCGTTGACGATCTACACCGCCATCTCCATGCTTGGTTTGCTCTTTACCGGCGCATACATCCTGAAGGGAATCAAGAAAGTCCTGCACGGACCGATGAACGAACATTGGGCACACGGTGAACATAAACTGACCGAGATCAATGCACGCGAGGTCATTGTCATGGCCCCGCTCATGGTGCTCATGCTGCTGACGGGTCTCTGGCCTCTGTGGATTTTGGATATCATCAACAAGGCAGTGACGGCCCTCTTCTAA